The following proteins come from a genomic window of Capra hircus breed San Clemente unplaced genomic scaffold, ASM170441v1, whole genome shotgun sequence:
- the ERAS gene encoding GTPase ERas, which translates to MHEVHRVVGAYSTLQEYLRAHSPGSADRGAPAEGPEGSLMRMCTPFLPFPIPPLGPEGASPLSERRLGSPPAFLELRDQQPPAAFVRTACCPHLFPELPVGAMAQPTKPDMFDLGLGTWSPRSREQSHRAWGSPSKGVGKKLPEYKAVVVGASGVGKSALTIQLNNQCFVEDHDPTIQDSYWKEMALDHGGCILNVLDTAGLATHQALRDQCVAIGDGVLGVFALDDPSSLAQLQQMRATWGPHHTQPLVLVGNKCDLVTSTGDARAAAAALAKSWGAPFVETSAKTRQGVVEAFSLLIHEIQRVREAMAKEATTGPGGDKGRHQKAMCHCGCSVA; encoded by the exons ATGCACGAGGTACACAGGGTAGTCGGCGCTTACAGCACACTTCAAGAATACCTCAGGGCACACTCACCTGGGAGCGCTGACAGGGGTGCGCCAGCAGAGGGGCCTGAGGGCAGCCTGATGCGCATGTGcactcccttcctccccttccccatcccGCCACTGGGACCTGAGGGAGCATCTCCTCTGTCAGAGCGGCGGTTGGGGTCGCCACCGGCCTTCCTGGAACTGAG AGACCAGCAACCTCCAGCCGCCTTTGTGAGGAC GGCCTGCTGTCCACATCTCTTCCCTGAGCTGCCCGTTGGAGCCATGGCACAGCCAACAAAGCCTGACATGTTTGATTTGGGCCTGGGCACCTGGAGCCCTAGATCCCGGGAGCAGAGCCACAGGGCTTGGGGGTCACCCTCCAAGGGTGTAGGCAAGAAGCTGCCTGAGTACAAGGCAGTGGTGGTGGGCGCAAGTGGTGTGGGAAAGAGTGCACTGACCATTCAACTGAACAACCAGTGCTTTGTGGAAGACCACGACCCCACCATCCAGGATTCCTACTGGAAGGAGATGGCCCTAGACCACGGAGGCTGCATTCTGAATGTGCTGGACACGGCAGGGCTGGCCACTCATCAGGCCCTGCGTGACCAGTGTGTGGCGATTGGCGATGGTGTGCTGGGTGTCTTCGCCCTTGATGACCCCTCATCTCTAGCCCAGCTGCAGCAGATGCGGGCCACCTGGGGCCCACACCACACCCAGCCCCTTGTCCTTGTGGGCAACAAATGTGACCTTGTGACCAGTACTGGAGATGCTCGTGCCGCTGCTGCAGCCCTCGCAAAAAGCTGGGGGGCCCCTTTCGTAGAGACCTCAGCCAAGACACGCCAGGGTGTGGTGGAGGCCTTTTCCCTACTCATCCATGAGATCCAAAGGGTCCGGGAGGCCATGGCAAAGGAGGCCACGACAGGGCCAGGTGGGGATAAAGGCCGGCACCAGAAAGCCATGTGCCACTGTGGCTGCTCTGTGGCCTGA
- the PCSK1N gene encoding proSAAS, with product MGWAGKGKIPKRAQPQSTAAVLGSSGAAHLPVSPPVRSPARWGSMAGSPLLHGPRAGGVGLLVLLLLGLLGPPRILCARPVKEPRSLGAASPPLAEASGHRRFRRAAPRGEAAGAVQELARALAHLLEAERQERARAEAQEAEDQQARVLAQLRRIWGAPRTSDPALGLENDPDAPAAQLARALLRARLDPAALAAQLVSPPAPAAALRLRPPVYDDGPAGPDSEDAGDETPDLDPELLRYLLGRILTGIADTEAVAAPRRLRRAADQDMGPELPPEGVLGALLRVKRLETPAPQAPARRLLP from the exons ATGGGGTGGGCAGGGAAAGGCAAGATTCCTAAGCGTGCGCAGCCGCAAAGCACCGCAGCGGTGCTGGGTAGCTCAGGCGCTGCGCACTTGCCAGTCAGTCCGCCCGTCCGGAGCCCGGCTCGCTGGGGCAGCATGGCGGGGTCGCCACTGCTCCACGGGCCGCGGGCCGGGGGCGTCGGCCTTTTGGTGCTGCTGCTCTTGGGCTTACTTGGGCCACCCCGCATTCTTTGCGCAAGGCCGGTAAAG GAGCCCCGCAGCCTGGGCGCAGCCTCGCCGCCCTTGGCTGAGGCCAGCGGTCATCGCCGCTTCCGGCGGGCGGCGCCGAGGGGAGAGGCTGCGGGGGCTGTGCAGGAGCTGGCGCGGGCGCTGGCGCACCTGCTGGAGGCCGAACGGCAGGAGCGGGCGCGGGCTGAGGCGCAGGAGGCCGAGGATCAGCAGGCGCGCGTCCTGGCGCAGCTCCGGCGCATCTGGGGCGCACCCCGCACCAGTGACCCGGCCCTGGGCCTGGAGAACGACCCCGACGCACCCGCCGCGCAGCTCGCCCGCGCCCTGCTCCGCGCCCGCCTGGACCCGGCGGCCCTGGCAGCCCAGCTTGTCTCCCCGCCTGCCCCCGCCGCGGCGCTCAGACTCCGGCCCCCAGTCTACGACGATGGCCCCGCGGGCCCCGATAGCGAGGACGCCGGCGACGAGACGCCAGACCTGGACCCTGAGCTGCTGAG GTATTTGTTGGGGCGGATCCTAACGGGAATCGCCGACACCGAAGCCGTCGCTGCCCCGCGTCGCCTCCGCCGTGCCGCTGACCAGGATATGGGCCCTGAGCTACCCCCTGAGGGCGTGCTGGGGGCCCTGCTGCGTGTGAAGCGTCTGGAGACCCCTGCACCCCAAGCGCCCGCGCGCCGCCTCCTGCCCTGA